A single genomic interval of Lucilia cuprina isolate Lc7/37 chromosome 2, ASM2204524v1, whole genome shotgun sequence harbors:
- the LOC111688585 gene encoding extracellular matrix protein A-like, with product MTTKLVVSCLLLAFAISACQAAKLDTALYARYVCRSRNDDFKTLVPGSCSKYYQCQNGKAMVQTCPYFFDPLNKECVTKNPGCVETLKTKQDCEGPCCGISDGGYAVDPNNQTVYYLCKNNCVAEKKCCPKGEMFDLIKLECSSPSTCSDCTTPKPPCKTTPTTTTPCTTTKKPCEPTTTPCTTTTCKSTTTTCTTTTCTTTTCTTTTCTTTTCTTTTCTTTTCTTTTCTTTTCTTTTCTTTTCTTTTCTTTTCTTTTCTTTTCTTTTCTTTTCTTTTCTTTTSTTTTCTTTTCTTTTCTTTTCTTTTCTTTTCTTTTCTTTTCTTTTCTTTTKAPCKQTTKPSITTCTTTKAPCTTTKAPCTTTKAPCTTTKAPCKKPANETPNDNKPIIKDPSQYILPLPMTQEEIDFYTRYGCLNKEEGHLLPSVKKCNEYYICRNNVALPVSCGKLYFNNKKGICDLPENTNFVACLLVVITISSCQAAKLDNALLARYLCRSRPDGFKTIVPGSCSRYYECQGGKTFVKPCARFFDFTKQACVDNNPGCVETIRRLPECNGPCCGIEDGGYAVDPKKPQAYYLCKNNVVEKESFCKDGKMFDLVKLQCAVASECADCTTSKPCETTTKKPCTTTKAPCTTTTCTTTTCTTTPCTTTTCTTTTCTTTPCTTTTCTTTTCTTTTSTTTPCTTTTCTTTTTPCTTTTPCTTTTCTTTTPCTTTTPCVTKPPPLISGILLVLALSTSQAATVNNDQLAKYLCRSHKDGFKMLVPGSCSQYYQCKGDQALLKTCPNFYDSVKGECVTKNPGCVETIKVPLTCEGPCCGIKDGNYAVNAKNQAIYYLCKNNAVAEKKCCPAGEMFDLVLKKCSTPKVCHECTTTKPPCTTTTCTTKAPTTCTTTTCTTTPCTTTTCTTTPCTTTTCTTTTCTTTPCTTTTSTTTTCTTTTCTTTTCTTTTCTTTTCTTTTGTTTPCTTTTCTTTTSTTTTSTKTTCTTTTCTTTTCTTTTCTTTTCTTTTCTTTTCTTTTSTTTTCTTTTCTTTPCTTTTCATATTSKKSADAHNSAESNKLQKNIDNYMSIACNDKPNGYLLASLTSCNEYYICRNRQALRVSCGKQYFNAFLGICDKPENTKCNQAQFSLP from the exons atgacaacGAAATTgg tcGTATCCTGTTTATTGCTGGCATTTGCCATATCGGCTTGTCAAGCTGCCAAATTGGATACTGCCTTATATGCTCGCTATGTTTGCCGTTCTAGAAATGATGATTTCAAAACCCTCGTACCCGGTAGTTGTTCGAAATACTATCAATGTCAAAATGGTAAAGCAATGGTCCAAACTTGTCCTTATTTCTTTGATCCCCTGAACAAAGAATGTGTCACCAAGAATCCTGGTTGTGTGGAGACCCTAAAGACAAAACAGGATTGCGAAGGTCCCTGTTGTGGCATTTCAGATGGCGGTTATGCTGTGGATCCCAATAATCAAACTGTatattatttatgcaaaaataattgTGTGGCCGAGAAGAAATGTTGTCCAAAAGGTGAAATGTTTGATTTGATAAAATTGGAATGCAGTTCACCATCGACTTGCAGCGATTGTACAACACCTAAGCCACCATGTAAGACAACGCCAACAACTACAACACCATGTACTACAACTAAAAAACCTTGTGAGCCAACTACAACACCTTGTACTACAACAACGTGTAAATCAACTACAACCACTTGCACCACAACTACTTGTACCACAACAACTTGTACCACAACTACTTGTACCACAACAACTTGTACCACAACTACTTGCACCACCACTACTTGCACCACAACTACTTGTACCACAACTACTTGCACCACAACTACTTGTACCACAACCACTTGCACCACAACTACTTGTACCACAACTACTTGTACCACAACAACTTGTACCACAACAACTTGTACCACAACAACTTGTACCACCACTACTTGTACCACAACTACTTGCACCACAACTACTAGTACCACAACTACTTGTACCACAACTACTTGTACCACAACTACTTGTACCACAACAACTTGCACCACAACTACTTGTACCACAACTACTTGTACCACAACTACTTGCACCACAACCACTTGCACCACAACAACTTGCACAACTACCACAAAAGCACCCTGCAAGCAAACAACAAAACCCTCAATAACTACCTGTACAACCACAAAAGCTCCTTGTACCACTACGAAAGCTCCCTGTACTACTACAAAAGCTCCCTGTACCACTACGAAAGCTCCCTGCAAAAAGCCAGCCAATGAAACTCCCAATGATAATAAACCAATCATTAAGGATCCCTCTCAGTACATTTTACCCTTACCAATGACTCAAGAGGAAATTGACTTTTACACACGCTATGGCTGTTTAAATAAAGAAGAAGGTCACCTTTTACCATCCGTAAAGAAATGCAATGAATATTACATTTGTCGCAACAACGTTGCCCTACCAGTAAGCTGTGGcaaattatatttcaataacAAGAAGGGCATTTGTGATTTACCCGAAAATACCAATT TTGTAGCCTGTCTTTTAGTGGTTATTACCATTTCTTCTTGCCAAGCGGCCAAACTGGATAATGCCTTACTAGCCAGGTATTTGTGTCGTTCTAGACCTGATGGTTTTAAGACCATTGTTCCCGGCAGTTGTTCACGGTACTATGAATGTCAAGGAggaaaaacttttgtgaaaCCATGTGCTCGTTTCTTTGATTTTACGAAACAGGCATGTGTTGACAATAATCCTGGCTGTGTGGAGACTATTAGACGATTGCCGGAATGTAACGGCCCTTGTTGTGGCATTGAGGATGGTGGTTATGCTGTGGATCCTAAAAAACCTCAGGCCTATTATCTGTGTAAAAATAATGTTGTAGAAAAGGAAAGCTTTTGCAAAGATggtaaaatgtttgatttagtTAAATTGCAATGTGCTGTAGCATCTGAATGTGCTGACTGTACAACATCTAAGCCATGTGAGACTACCACAAAGAAGCCATGCACAACAACTAAAGCTCCATGCACTACAACAACTTGTACTACTACAACCTGTACTACAACACCTTGCACTACAACAACTTGCACTACTACAACTTGTACTACAACACCTTGCACTACAACAACTTGCACTACTACAACTTGTACTACTACAACTTCTACTACAACACCTTGCACTACCACAACttgtactactactactaccccATGTACTACTACAACACCTTGCACTACCACAACTTGTACTACTACTACCCCATGCACTACCACAACACCTTGTGTTACTAAGCCTCCTCCCT taaTATCAGGCATACTGCTGGTTTTGGCGTTGTCAACCAGTCAGGCGGCCACAGTGAATAACGATCAACTAGCCAAATATTTGTGTCGTTCCCATAAAGATGGTTTCAAAATGCTGGTACCCGGTAGCTGTTCCCAGTACTATCAATGCAAGGGTGATCAAGCACTATTGAAGACATGTCCCAATTTTTACGATTCAGTGAAAGGGGAATGTGTCACAAAGAATCCTGGTTGTGTGGAGACCATTAAAGTGCCATTAACCTGCGAAGGTCCCTGTTGTGGTATAAAAGATGGAAATTATGCTGTGAATGCCAAAAATCAAGCAATatattatttgtgtaaaaataatgcTGTAGCCGAAAAGAAATGTTGTCCAGCTGGTGAAATGTTTGATTTGGTGTTGAAAAAATGTAGCACACCAAAGGTATGCCATGAGTGTACAACGACTAAACCACCATGTACTACAACGACCTGTACTACGAAGGCACCAACAACATGTACAACAACCACTTGCACTACTACTCCTTGTACTACAACAACTTGTACTACAACTCCATGCACTACAACAACATGTACTACAACCACTTGCACTACTACTCCTTGTACTACAACTACTTCTACCACAACTACTTGCACCACAACTACTTGTACTACAACTACTTGTACCACAACCACTTGCACTACTACTACTTGTACAACAACCACTGGCACTACTACTCCTTGTACTACAACTACTTGTACCACAACTACTTCCACCACAACTACATCTACCAAAACTACCTGCACCACAACTACTTGTACCACAACGACTTGTACCACAACTACTTGTACCACAACTACATGTACCACAACTACTTGTACCACAACCACATGTACCACAACTACTTCCACCACAACTACCTGTACCACAACTACATGTACCACAACTCCTTGCACTACTACCACTTGTGCTACAGCAACAACTTCTAAAAAATCCGCTGATGCACACAATTCTGCAGAAAGTAACAAACTACAAAAGAATATCGACAACTATATGAGTATTGCCTGCAATGACAAACCTAATGGCTATTTGTTAGCCTCCTTAACAAGTTGCAACGAATATTATATTTGCCGTAATCGTCAAGCCTTGCGCGTTAGTTGTGGTAAACAATATTTCAACGCTTTCTTGGGTATTTGCGATAAACCTGAAAATACCAAATGTAATCAAGCACAATTTTCTTTGCCCTAA